Below is a window of Hydrogenovibrio crunogenus DNA.
GGGGTTAAACAACAGGCTTTTGATAAGCCAGCAGGTAATTGACATCGAGACTGTCTGTCAAACGATATCGCTTCAAAAGGGGGTTGAAATCAATGCCGGCACCTTCCTTTAAAAATAAACCGGCTTGGCGAGCCATCGTATCCAACTCGGACGGCAAAATGAATTTTTCGTGCGTATGTGTGCCTTTCGGAACCAAATTAAGCACTTGCTCGGCAGCAAAAATAGCCAACAAATATGATTTATAGTTGCGATTCAGTGTTGAAAAAAATACCCACCCACCCGGTTTAACCGCTTTTGCAGCCGATTGAACAATGGAAGCAGGGTCGGGCACATGCTCCAACATTTCCATACAGGTTACGATATCGTATTCTTCTTCATGCGTTTGAGCGTGATCTTCGGCAGAAATCAAGTGATAATTCACTTTGGTTTCCGTATCGAGGCTATGCAAACGTGCAATAGTCAACACATCTTCAGCCAAATCAATTCCGGTCACATTTCCGCCAGCCTTTGCTAAAGACTCAGACAGAATGCCGCCGCCGCACCCAATATCCAAAATTGCTTTTTTTTCAATAGATTGAAACCGT
It encodes the following:
- the ubiG gene encoding bifunctional 2-polyprenyl-6-hydroxyphenol methylase/3-demethylubiquinol 3-O-methyltransferase UbiG; translated protein: MSQADLNKHENADPSELNNFNQLASTWWDESGEFGALHKINPLRIEFIKRFQSIEKKAILDIGCGGGILSESLAKAGGNVTGIDLAEDVLTIARLHSLDTETKVNYHLISAEDHAQTHEEEYDIVTCMEMLEHVPDPASIVQSAAKAVKPGGWVFFSTLNRNYKSYLLAIFAAEQVLNLVPKGTHTHEKFILPSELDTMARQAGLFLKEGAGIDFNPLLKRYRLTDSLDVNYLLAYQKPVV